The following nucleotide sequence is from bacterium.
TCGGTGCCGGCGCGCACCGCCAGCGCGCTGTTCGTGAAGAGGATCTTCAAGCCCACCCGCCACCCCCGCGCCCGCCCCCGGGGCGGGGCGATGATGGCGCGGCGGCGGCCGAAAAGGCAAGGCACCCGCCGGCTCCCCTACCCATCGCCCCCGGATTTCGGGTACCTTTGCCGGCACCATGGCGGCGGATCGGCTGGTCTACTGGCTCCAGCAGGGGCTCAACACGCTGCAGCTCGGGTCGATCTACGCCCTGATCGCCCTGGGGTACACGATGGTCTACGGCGTGCTGACCATGATCAACTTCGCGCACGGCGACGTCTTCATGGTCGGCGCCTTCCTCTGCTTCGCGGCCGCGGCGCTCGCCGGCCTGCCCTTCGTGCCGACGCTGCTGGCGGCGATGCTCGGCGCCGCCGCGCTCGGCGTGGCGATCGAGCGGCTGGCCTACCGCCCCCTGCGCGCCGCCCCGCGGGTCTCGGCGATCATCACGGCGCTCGGCGTCGGCATCTTCCTCGAGAATTTCACGCTCGCGCTCAACCCCTACCCGCGCAGCATCCCGCGCCTGCTCGGCGAGGGCAGCTGGAGCGCCGGCGGGCTGACGCTCTCCTCGCTGCAGCTGACGATCGTCCTGGTCTCGCTCGGCCTGATGCTCGCGCTCGACCGCCTGGTGCACCACACGCTGCTGGGGACGGCCATGCGCGCCGTCTCCTTCGACCGGCCGGCGGTGCCGCTGATGGGCGTGCCCGTGGACTTGGTGATCTCGGCGACGTTCGCCATCGGCGCCGGGCTCGCGGGGGCGGCCGGGACGCTCTACGCGATGGCCTACCCGGTGATCGACCCCTACATGGGGATCATGGTCGGCTGGAAGGCGTTCATCTCGGCGGTCATCGGCGGCATCGGCTCCATCCGCGGGGCGATGATCGGCGCCTTCATCCTCGGCACCACGGAGATCATGGTCGCCGCCTTCCTCCCCTCGACGTATCGCGACTTCGTCGCCTTCACCTTCCTGCTGGTGCTCCTCGTCGTGCGGCCCTACGGCATCCTCGGCAAGCCGCGGGTGCAGAAGGTATGAACTCGCCCTGGGTCCTGCGGGCGGGGCTGCTCGGCGGCCTCGCGCTGTCGTGTGCCGTCCCGCACTACGGCTGGGTCAACAAGTACCAGCAGATGATCCTGATGTACGTCGGGATCAACGTCATCCTCGCGGCGAGCCTGAACCTCGTCAACGGCTACATGGGCGAGTTCTCGCTCGGCAGCGCCGGCTTCATGGCCGTCGGCGCCTACACCGCCTCGGTCGCCACCGTGAAGCTGCTGCCGGCGGCCGCCGTGCCCTGGGGCTTCCCGCTGGCCGTGCTCGCCGGCGGCGCGGCGGCCGCGCTCGTGGGCCTCGTCGTCGCCGTCCCGTCGTTCAAGACCCGCGGCGACTACCTCGCGCTGGTGACGCTCGCCTTCCTGATGATCGTCAAGTCGCTCATCGAGAACCTCGACGTCATCGGCGGCCCGCGCGGGTTCCTCGGCATGAAGCGTCTGACGACGCTGCCCTGGGTCTACGCCTGGACGGTGCTGACCCTGCTCGTCATCCGCAACTTCGTCTACTCGCGCTTCGGGCGCGCCGTGCTCGCGGTCCGCGAGGACGAGATCGCGGCCGGGCTGATGGGCGTGGACACGCGGCGCGCCAAGTTCCTGGCCTTCACGCTCTCGGCGTTCTTCTCCGGCGTGGCCGGCGGGCTCTTCGCGCACCTGCTGCAGTTCATCTCGCCGCGGGTCTTCGACATCATCAAGTCCACCGACGTGCTGATCATGGTCTACCTCGGGGGCATCGCCTCCATCGCGGGCTCGGTGGTGGGCGCGACGCTCTACACGGTGCTCCTCGAGGCACTGCGTCCCTCGGCGGTGGCGTGGGCGTTCGGCTGGCTGCCGGCGGCGCTCTTCGAGCCGCTCAACGAGCACGTCATCCAGCACCTGAACGTCTGGCGCATGGTGATCATGCCGCTGCTGCTGGTGCTCGTGATGCTCTACCATCCGCGCGGCATCATGGGCCTGCGCGAGTGGCGCCGGCTCGTGCCGCGGCGGGACCGCAGGGCCCTGGCGGGGCGGGAAGGCGCGACCCCGGCGCCGCCGGCGGGCGAATGAGCGGACGTCCGCCGGCGGGCCGGCAACGCCGCGGCCGGCCCGCCGCCGGCTACCTCGGCGCCTGATTTCCGGCCAGGAAGTCGTCCCCGGCCTGGCGCCACCAGCGGTGCCAGGCCTCCCTGTCGAGCCCGAACCGCTGGCCGGTGATCTTCTCGAGCGCCTGCCCGGCGCTCCCGGCCACTTGCCCTCACGGTTCGTCGAGCATGACCAGGAGGGCCTCGCAGGCGCTGCGCTCGCCGATCCGGCCGAGCGCCTCGGCGATCTTCACGCGGACCCCCGAGTGCCGGTCCCTGTTGAGCCGTTCGATGAGCGGGTCGGCGAACCGGGGATCGGCGATCGCGCCCATCAGCTCGGCCGCGCGGGAGCGCGCGATGTCGTCGCCGGAGCCGAGCGCGTCGACGAGCGCCGGCGCGGCCTCCCCCCCGAGGGCCCTGAAGGCGCCCGAGAGGACGTTCCACGTCGGCGTGGACGAGGTGCCCAGCA
It contains:
- a CDS encoding branched-chain amino acid ABC transporter permease, whose product is MAADRLVYWLQQGLNTLQLGSIYALIALGYTMVYGVLTMINFAHGDVFMVGAFLCFAAAALAGLPFVPTLLAAMLGAAALGVAIERLAYRPLRAAPRVSAIITALGVGIFLENFTLALNPYPRSIPRLLGEGSWSAGGLTLSSLQLTIVLVSLGLMLALDRLVHHTLLGTAMRAVSFDRPAVPLMGVPVDLVISATFAIGAGLAGAAGTLYAMAYPVIDPYMGIMVGWKAFISAVIGGIGSIRGAMIGAFILGTTEIMVAAFLPSTYRDFVAFTFLLVLLVVRPYGILGKPRVQKV
- a CDS encoding branched-chain amino acid ABC transporter permease — protein: MNSPWVLRAGLLGGLALSCAVPHYGWVNKYQQMILMYVGINVILAASLNLVNGYMGEFSLGSAGFMAVGAYTASVATVKLLPAAAVPWGFPLAVLAGGAAAALVGLVVAVPSFKTRGDYLALVTLAFLMIVKSLIENLDVIGGPRGFLGMKRLTTLPWVYAWTVLTLLVIRNFVYSRFGRAVLAVREDEIAAGLMGVDTRRAKFLAFTLSAFFSGVAGGLFAHLLQFISPRVFDIIKSTDVLIMVYLGGIASIAGSVVGATLYTVLLEALRPSAVAWAFGWLPAALFEPLNEHVIQHLNVWRMVIMPLLLVLVMLYHPRGIMGLREWRRLVPRRDRRALAGREGATPAPPAGE